GTGCGCCAGCCCGCCGCGCGGGCCGCGTCCAGTTCGCCCGGCCGGTCGGAGAGGAAGAGAAGGCGGCCGGGGTCGGCCCGCCGCCCCAGCGCCGCCGCGATCGTGCGGTACGAGTCCGGCTCCTGCTTGGGCCCCGGGTTCTCCGTGTCGTACAACTCCTCGACCAGCGGCAGCAGATCGCCCTCGGGGCTGGAGCGGAACCACGCGCGCTGGGCGGCGACGGAACCGGACGAGTACACGTGCAGCCGTACCCCGGCCGCGTGCCAGCGGCGCAGGGCGGGCACCACGTCGTCGTAGAAGTGCGAGACGAGGTCGCCGCGCGCGAAGCCCTCGGCCCAGATGATGCCCTGGAGGGTTTTGAGCGGTGTGGCCTTGCGGTCCTCGTCGAGCCAGGTGTTGAGGGCCTTCTCGACGGCCCCGGCGTCGGCGTCCGGATCGCCGGTCAGCTCCCGCACCTGTGCGACGGCCCGCGCCACGTCCGGGTCGCCGCTCCGTTGTGAGAGCAGTGCTCCGAAGCGTGAGCGGGAGTACGGGTAGAGCACGTCCACGACGAACCCCGTGGCGCTCGTGGTGCCCTCGATGTCGAGCACCACGGAGTCGACGTCGAAGACCTCGCTCATGCCGCGTCGGCCTTGTGGCCCGCGTCGATGGTGTCGTAGTCCGGGAAGCGCTCGGCGATGGGGGAGCCGGTGAAGTTCCCGATCCAGCCGTCCTCCTCGTGGAAGAAGCGGATCGCGGTGAACGCCGGCCTGGTGCCCATGTCGAACCAGTGGGTGGTGCCGCGCGGCACGCCCAGCAGGTCGCCCTTCTCGCAGTACACGGCGTGCACCTCGCCGTTCACGTGCAGATAGAAGATGCCGGACCCGGAGACGAAGAAGCGGACCTCGTCATCGTCGTCGTGAGTGTGCTCCTGAAGGAACTTCTGGCGCGCGGCCTTCGCCTTCGCCGGGTACTCGGGGTCGTCGCTCGGGTGCAGGCCCAGCACGTCGACCGTGGTGAAGCCCTCCTCGGCGTTCAGCTTCTCGATCTCCGGGCCGTACGCGGCGAAGACCGTGTCGCTGTCGGCGTCCGCCGGGACGTCCGGGCGGATCGGCCACTGCTCGTAGCGCACCCCGATGGGCGCCAGCGCGGCGGCGATCTCGACGGGGTCGGAGGTACGGCGTACGACGGTCTCCGGACCGGACTCGGGCCAGGTCGTCAGCAGGGTCATGGGAGCAACTCCAGGATGCGAGATGAGTGTCCGGACATCGAGACCGGCATCCGGACGGGTGTCGTCGACGGAGCCTCACTGTCCCGGGTCGGGTGCCGGTCCCGAGATGGTAACTCCAGGCGGCGGGCCGACCGGGTGTGACGAAGTTGTTGTCTCAACCAATGAGAAGACGGGTCCAGAACTTTGACGGGTGGCTGGAATCGTTCTCATGATCTGCATATGAAGACGCTGCTGCTCGTACGGCGGCTGTACGTGGACTTGCTCCGGTCGACCACAGCCCGCTGTCGCTGACCTCCTCCGGAGCCCCGACCTGCCCCGATTCACGGGGCGTTGGCCGTCCGCCGCGCGATGGCGCGTTCCCGTCCCCGCTCCGGGCCAAGCACTCCCTCCTTCATCACCTCGGCACCACCCTGCACCTGGAGCTCCCCCATGTCCCGTACCCGCGTTCCCCTCGCCGCGCTCTCGCTGGCCTCCGCCTCCGCCCTCCTCCTCGCGGGCTGCTCCCAGTCCACGGACGCCTCGAAGAACACCGCCGACACCGCCGCCTCGGCCTCCGCCGCCACCGGCAAGAAGCCCGCGCCCTTCAGCAAGGGCGAGGTCAAGGTGGCCCTGGTGCGGCAGAGCGGCGCCGGCGACTACTTCGAGCAGTGGGGCAACGGCGCCAAGGCACAGGCCAAGGCTCTCGGCGTCGACCTCACGGTGTACGACGCCCAGGCCGACAACGCCAAGCAGGCCACCGACCTGTCCTCGGCCATCAACTCCGGCGCGCAGGCGATCATCGTCGACCACGGCTTCCCCTCCACGATCCAGCCCCAGATCGACCGCGCCGTGAAGAAGGGCATCAAGGTCGTGGTCTACGACGTCGACCAGACCAACAAGAAGGTCGTCAGCACCGAGCAGGACGACGCCAGCATGGCGCAGGCCGTCCTGGACGTGATGGCCAAGGAACTCGGCAAGAGCGCCAAGGTCGGCTACGTCAACGTCGCCGGGTACGCCGCCCTCGACAAGCGCAACACCGTCTGGAAGTCGACGGTCGAGGCCAACGCCTGGAAGCAGCAGTTCAAGGTCGGCAAGGTCACCGACTCCACGGCCACCGACAACGTTCCCCTGGTGTCCGCCGCACTCACCCAGCACTCCGACGTGACGGGCGTCTTCGCCCCCTACGACGAGCTGGCCAAGGGCGCCGTCCTCGCCGTGCAGAACAAGAAGCTCCAGGACAAGGTCAAGGTCTTCGGCGCGGACGTGTCCAACGCCGACATCCAGAACATGACCGCGAAGGACAGCCCGTGGGTCGCCACCGCGGGCACCGACCCCTCCGCGGTCGGCGCCGCCGTCGTCCGTACGGCCGCCCTCGAACTCGCCGGACAACTGGGCAAGTCCTCGGTCCAGTTCCCGGCCGTCGCGATCACCCAGGACTTCCTGAAGAAGAACAAGATCGAGAACATGGACCAGCTGCGCACGGCGCTGCCGGCGCTGAACCTGTCCAAGGTCAGCACCGCGGACTGGATCCCCAATGTCGCCCACTGAACCGGTGTCGCCCACCGACCCGGCGGTCCGCCTGCGTGAGGTCAGCATGGCCTTCGGCGGAAAGAGGGTCCTGGAGTCCGTCACGCTGGACATCGCGCCGGGCAGCGTCGTCGCGCTGCTCGGCGCCAACGGCGCGGGCAAGTCCACGCTGATCAAGATCCTGTCCGGCGTCCACACGGACCACGGCGGCGACATCAGCGTGAACGGCACACCGGCCGCGCTGCAATCCCCGCTCGCCGCACGTCAGTTGGGCATCCAGACCGTTCACCAGCGCATCGGCGAAGGCATCGTCCCCGGCCTCACCGTCGCCGAGAACCTGGTCTTCGAGGAGCTGGCCCAGGCGCGCGGCAACCCGTTCCTCAACGGGCGCAGGCTGCTGGCCCGCGCCCGCGAGATCCAGTCGGCGCTCGACCTCGGCTGGAGCGACGCGGTGCTGAAGCGTGACGTCACCGAACTCGGCATCTCCGACCGGCAGTTGCTCATCCTGGCCCGCGCCCTGGCGACCCGCCCGCGCCTGCTGATCCTGGACGAGCCGACGTCCGCGCTCTCCGCCGCCGAGGCCGAGCGACTCTTCGCACTCGTCGAGCGGATGCGTGACGACGGCATCGCCGTGCTCTACGTCTCCCACCGCCTCGGCGAGATCGACGCGCTCGCCGACCGCCTGGTCGTCCTGCGCGACGGCGCTCTCACCGAGGACCAGACCAAGCCCTTCGACTGGGACAGCGCCCTGCGCGCCATGCTCGCCCAGGCCCAGGAGGTCACCACCGCCCGCCCTCTGCGAGCGGGCGACCAGGGCGAGGTCCTGCTCTCGCTGCGGGGTGTCCCGTTCCTCGAAGGTCACCCGCCACAGGACCTCGACCTCCGCGCCGGCGAAGTCACCGGAGTCGTCGGCCTGCTGGGCGCGGGCAAGACCGAGCTGGCCCGCGGCCTGTTCGGCGCCGAGCCGTTCACCGGGGGAGCCGTCGAACTGGACGGCAGGCCCTACACACCGCGCCGCCCCGCCGACGCGATCCGCAGCGGCATCCACCTCGTACCGGAGGACCGGCACGCGGACGCCCTCGTCCCCGGCTGGTCGCTGGCCCAGAACA
Above is a genomic segment from Streptomyces sp. R21 containing:
- the mtnC gene encoding acireductone synthase — its product is MSEVFDVDSVVLDIEGTTSATGFVVDVLYPYSRSRFGALLSQRSGDPDVARAVAQVRELTGDPDADAGAVEKALNTWLDEDRKATPLKTLQGIIWAEGFARGDLVSHFYDDVVPALRRWHAAGVRLHVYSSGSVAAQRAWFRSSPEGDLLPLVEELYDTENPGPKQEPDSYRTIAAALGRRADPGRLLFLSDRPGELDAARAAGWRTVGVRRPGEPYYEQGVGDHAQAGTFDEITITRSIT
- a CDS encoding acireductone dioxygenase yields the protein MTLLTTWPESGPETVVRRTSDPVEIAAALAPIGVRYEQWPIRPDVPADADSDTVFAAYGPEIEKLNAEEGFTTVDVLGLHPSDDPEYPAKAKAARQKFLQEHTHDDDDEVRFFVSGSGIFYLHVNGEVHAVYCEKGDLLGVPRGTTHWFDMGTRPAFTAIRFFHEEDGWIGNFTGSPIAERFPDYDTIDAGHKADAA
- a CDS encoding substrate-binding domain-containing protein — its product is MSRTRVPLAALSLASASALLLAGCSQSTDASKNTADTAASASAATGKKPAPFSKGEVKVALVRQSGAGDYFEQWGNGAKAQAKALGVDLTVYDAQADNAKQATDLSSAINSGAQAIIVDHGFPSTIQPQIDRAVKKGIKVVVYDVDQTNKKVVSTEQDDASMAQAVLDVMAKELGKSAKVGYVNVAGYAALDKRNTVWKSTVEANAWKQQFKVGKVTDSTATDNVPLVSAALTQHSDVTGVFAPYDELAKGAVLAVQNKKLQDKVKVFGADVSNADIQNMTAKDSPWVATAGTDPSAVGAAVVRTAALELAGQLGKSSVQFPAVAITQDFLKKNKIENMDQLRTALPALNLSKVSTADWIPNVAH
- a CDS encoding sugar ABC transporter ATP-binding protein, which codes for MSPTEPVSPTDPAVRLREVSMAFGGKRVLESVTLDIAPGSVVALLGANGAGKSTLIKILSGVHTDHGGDISVNGTPAALQSPLAARQLGIQTVHQRIGEGIVPGLTVAENLVFEELAQARGNPFLNGRRLLARAREIQSALDLGWSDAVLKRDVTELGISDRQLLILARALATRPRLLILDEPTSALSAAEAERLFALVERMRDDGIAVLYVSHRLGEIDALADRLVVLRDGALTEDQTKPFDWDSALRAMLAQAQEVTTARPLRAGDQGEVLLSLRGVPFLEGHPPQDLDLRAGEVTGVVGLLGAGKTELARGLFGAEPFTGGAVELDGRPYTPRRPADAIRSGIHLVPEDRHADALVPGWSLAQNISLPFLKSLSTAGLVSRSREDTLGRSTIEQLGVVARDEHSTIEELSGGNQQKVVVGRWLTENPRVLILDEPFRGVDIGARRDIGRRARALAADGAAVVVLSADVDEVLEVADRVVVLAAGEIRLDAYGEDAERDRVIQTISASV